A genomic segment from Anopheles maculipalpis chromosome X, idAnoMacuDA_375_x, whole genome shotgun sequence encodes:
- the LOC126559002 gene encoding fibrinogen-like protein A: MDDSSKNHQMLLLLLLAATFGGNVGDQTKETMLLSMSHSERLASLENRLTQRDDELARMLQLMLSNQNEILQLLRPPLCNSSSSFPTDGTQQPPGTLPNARCSPSNRASEKRSSPNGILSSAKLVHAESHNTDLYPRSCREIPDGMSGEETIYPSAGPAGPGEPLEVYCDQDFEDGGWIVIQNRFDGFVNFNRSWEKYRDGFGDIGTEYWIGLDEIHRLTGSVPHEIAFVAESFQGERRWARYSLFEIRGETDRYRLEKLGVYSGTLGDEFTYNMGMEFSTFDQDHDKFENVNCALRTASGWWHRSCTRINLNGMYGNESGVRFAYWLDWLHLQGLKRTRIMIREIKKRRK; this comes from the exons ATGGACGACAGttcaaaaaaccatcaaatgtTGCTGCTCCTATTACTAGCTGCAACGTTTGGAGGTAATGTTGGGGACCAAACGAAGGAAACGATGTTACTATCAATGAGCCACAGTGAACGTCTCGCTTCGCTTGAGAATAG ATTGACGCAGCGCGATGATGAGCTTGCCCGGATGCTTCAGCTGATGCTCTCCAATCAAAATGAAATCCTGCAACTGCTGCGTCCCCCTTTGTGCAACTCGTCCTCATCCTTCCCAACGGACGGTACACAGCAACCACCCGGCACGCTGCCGAATGCGCGATGTTCGCCCTCGAACCGAGCGTCCGAGAAGCGATCCTCACCAAACGGTATCCTCTCGTCGGCTAAGCTCGTCCATGCAGAGTCCCACAACACGGACCTGTACCCGCGAAGTTGCCGTGAAATTCCGGACGGTATGTCGGGCGAGGAGACGATCTACCCGAGTGCCGGACCGGCTGGACCGGGCGAACCGCTCGAGGTGTACTGCGATCAGGACTTTGAGGATGGCGGTTGGATTGTGATACAGAACCGTTTCGATGGGTTCGTCAACTTCAATCGCAGTTGGGAAAAGTATCGGGATGGGTTCGGTGACATCGGGACGGAGTATTGGATTGGGCTGGACGAGATCCATCGGTTAACCGGGTCGGTACCGCACGAGATAGCGTTCGTTGCTGAATCGTTCCAGGGTGAACGGCGCTGGGCACGGTACAGTCTGTTCGAGATACGAGGCGAAACGGACCGGTATAGGTTGGAGAAGTTGGGCGTTTATTCGGGCACGCTCGGGGACGAGTTTACGTACAATATGGGTATGGAGTTTTCAACCTTCGACCAGGACCACGACAAGTTCGAGAACGTTAACTGTGCGCTGCGGACTGCGTCCGGCTGGTGGCACCGGAGCTGCACCCGAATCAATCTGAACGGTATGTACGGGAATGAGTCGGGCGTACGGTTCGCGTACTGGCTCGATTGGCTTCATCTGCAAGGGCTGAAGCGTACCCGGATCATGATCCGGGAGATAAAGAAGCGTCGCAAGTAA